Proteins encoded by one window of Streptomyces sp. ALI-76-A:
- a CDS encoding glycosyltransferase: MLKVSIVVPVYNAGRYIDLCSPSLLDQSLGKDAYEVIYVDDGSTDDSAQRLDQLAARHPHVRVIHQENSGWPGKPRNVGIRMARGEYVQFVDQDDELALDALEHLYRLATRNGSDIVLGKVVGTMAGPSNVFKRTVERCTVENAPLIESLTPHKMFRREFLLDEDLTFPEGPVRLEDQLFMVRAYLRAKTVSIFADRPCYIWKRREDGGNTSSRATAPEDYYGHLRTVVDAIKEETEPGPLQDHLLRRSYRVELLRPVGEPRALQRTGKALERYFDVVRSMALDAYPPGVRDGLPALTRLRAHLLEEGHLDSLVELARRTRGIKPDLTVDDVRWRAGRLHVTTTIGMRRADGEPFTLVERYGRMLLDPELLAGIKGAENWEAPHPLGHAYGELLVHDSARDLWWFPDADLTPRTEPLGAGRHRVVLTGETVIDPLTLVGGGAMEPGTHVVWASAQLLGVGRRARVSRPEDRSILGAVRVGTPPRLVIPAWFGQHAQLSMSVGRPGDATVPRHLLLRTTGVPRVRRAARTVLHHLPTDVRHRARTLARRADPWSKKG; this comes from the coding sequence ATGCTCAAAGTAAGCATCGTGGTGCCCGTGTACAACGCGGGCCGGTATATCGATCTGTGCTCGCCCTCGCTCCTCGACCAGAGCCTGGGCAAGGACGCCTACGAGGTCATCTACGTCGATGACGGCTCCACCGACGACTCCGCCCAGCGCCTCGACCAGCTGGCGGCCCGTCACCCGCACGTACGCGTGATCCACCAGGAGAACTCCGGCTGGCCCGGAAAGCCTCGCAACGTCGGCATCCGGATGGCCCGCGGCGAGTACGTCCAGTTCGTCGACCAGGACGACGAACTCGCCCTCGACGCCCTCGAACACCTGTACCGCCTGGCCACCCGCAACGGCTCCGACATCGTGCTGGGCAAGGTCGTCGGCACCATGGCGGGACCCAGCAACGTCTTCAAACGCACCGTCGAGCGCTGCACGGTGGAGAACGCGCCCCTCATCGAAAGCCTCACGCCGCACAAGATGTTCCGGCGCGAGTTCCTCCTCGACGAGGACCTGACATTCCCCGAGGGGCCGGTGCGTCTGGAGGACCAGCTGTTCATGGTCCGCGCCTATCTGCGCGCCAAGACGGTCTCCATCTTCGCCGACCGCCCCTGCTACATCTGGAAGCGTCGCGAGGACGGCGGCAACACCAGCAGCCGGGCGACCGCCCCGGAGGACTACTACGGCCACCTGCGCACGGTCGTCGACGCCATCAAGGAGGAGACCGAACCGGGTCCCCTCCAGGACCATTTACTGCGCCGCTCCTACCGCGTCGAACTCCTCCGTCCGGTCGGCGAACCCCGCGCCCTCCAGCGCACCGGCAAGGCCCTCGAACGCTACTTCGACGTCGTACGGAGCATGGCCCTCGACGCGTACCCGCCGGGCGTGCGCGACGGCCTCCCGGCACTCACCAGGCTCAGGGCGCACCTCCTGGAGGAGGGCCACCTGGACTCCCTCGTCGAACTCGCCCGCCGCACCCGGGGCATCAAGCCCGACCTCACCGTCGACGACGTCCGCTGGCGCGCCGGCAGACTCCACGTCACCACCACGATCGGCATGCGCCGGGCCGACGGCGAACCCTTCACGCTCGTCGAACGGTACGGCCGTATGCTCCTGGACCCCGAGCTGCTGGCGGGCATCAAGGGCGCCGAGAACTGGGAGGCCCCGCACCCCCTGGGACACGCCTACGGCGAACTCCTCGTCCACGACTCCGCCCGTGACCTGTGGTGGTTCCCGGACGCCGACCTGACCCCGCGTACCGAACCGCTCGGCGCCGGCCGCCACCGGGTCGTCCTCACCGGCGAGACGGTCATCGACCCGCTCACCCTGGTCGGCGGCGGCGCGATGGAACCCGGTACGCACGTGGTGTGGGCCAGCGCCCAGCTCCTCGGCGTCGGCCGCAGGGCCCGCGTCAGCCGCCCCGAGGACCGCTCGATCCTCGGCGCGGTGCGGGTCGGCACCCCACCCCGGCTGGTCATCCCGGCCTGGTTCGGCCAGCACGCCCAGCTCAGCATGTCCGTGGGCCGGCCGGGCGACGCCACCGTCCCCCGCCACCTCCTCCTCCGCACGACAGGCGTCCCCCGAGTCCGCCGCGCGGCCCGCACAGTCCTCCACCACCTCCCGACAGACGTACGCCACCGGGCACGCACGCTCGCCCGCAGGGCGGACCCCTGGAGCAAGAAGGGCTGA
- a CDS encoding DUF2267 domain-containing protein yields MPQQSGDGPDRPRWTDLVEAVREAGQYPTTAEAERVIRVVLSALGGHVIGDERVDLARALPQEAARVVASQIPATRPLTAAEFVDATATRIEGATQATARWDVSSVLGVLPKLVGDDLIDRILTQLPSGYALLFGRAELIPTA; encoded by the coding sequence ATGCCACAGCAGAGCGGCGACGGACCGGACAGGCCGAGATGGACCGACCTGGTCGAGGCCGTACGGGAGGCCGGCCAGTACCCGACGACGGCCGAGGCGGAACGTGTCATCCGCGTCGTCCTGTCGGCCCTCGGCGGCCATGTGATCGGTGACGAACGGGTCGACCTGGCCCGCGCCCTGCCCCAGGAGGCGGCCCGGGTGGTGGCGTCCCAGATCCCGGCGACCCGCCCGCTGACCGCCGCGGAGTTCGTCGACGCGACGGCCACTCGCATCGAGGGAGCCACCCAGGCCACTGCCCGCTGGGACGTCAGCTCGGTTCTGGGCGTCCTGCCCAAGCTGGTCGGCGACGACCTGATCGACCGCATCCTGACCCAACTCCCGTCCGGCTACGCCCTGTTGTTCGGCCGCGCGGAGCTGATCCCCACGGCGTGA
- a CDS encoding Hsp20/alpha crystallin family protein translates to MLMRTDPFRELDRLTQQVFGSTSRPSAMAMDAYRSGDDFVVHFDLPGIDPETIELDVERNVLNVRAERRSPAPEDAELLVAERPAGTFTRQLFLGETLDTERIDASYEAGVLTLRIPVAEQAKPRRIQISGGGGDRKQLNS, encoded by the coding sequence ATGCTCATGCGCACGGACCCCTTCCGTGAACTCGACCGGCTCACGCAGCAGGTGTTCGGCTCCACAAGCCGCCCCTCCGCGATGGCCATGGACGCCTACCGGTCCGGGGACGACTTCGTCGTCCACTTCGACCTCCCCGGCATCGACCCCGAGACGATCGAGCTGGACGTCGAACGCAACGTCCTGAACGTCCGCGCCGAACGCCGTTCCCCCGCCCCCGAGGACGCGGAACTGCTCGTCGCCGAACGCCCGGCGGGTACCTTCACCCGCCAGCTCTTCCTCGGCGAGACCCTCGACACGGAACGTATCGACGCCTCGTACGAGGCCGGCGTCCTGACCCTGCGCATCCCGGTGGCCGAGCAGGCCAAGCCGCGCCGCATCCAGATCTCGGGCGGCGGCGGCGACCGCAAGCAGCTCAACAGTTGA
- a CDS encoding alginate lyase family protein gives MTYVTPQISRRGMLKAAGAVGAGATATTTATVLGTAPATAAGTAPAHPGLLHTRADLDRMAAKVRAGAAPHTAGFAKLAANRHSAAGWTADPQATVYRGSGTPENYSLLYNDIHAAYQNALRGHVSGDSAHLDTAVAILNAWSARLTKLDGSADRFLAAGLYGYQFANAAELVRDHGDFDLGRFQSMLSTVFAPLSDSFLVDHNGAVVTNYWPNWDLTAVACVLATGIFCDDTAQIARAVDYFKNGEGMGSVRHAIPVVRDDGLAEWVEAGRDQGHALLGVGLMGTVCEMAWNQGIDLYGHDDSRFLKGAQYVAKWSMGGDVAYTANTRAKGAIGGWSGQETATDAAAVDPAMRRPVWAMIANHYTKRRGMSATHLTRIAAQAAPEGGGGDYGPNSGGYDQLGFGTLAFTRDRAVDTSAPPSRAAGASASSAPGTGAGSGTATDSGAGSGARPQTGGTAAPSPSPSAGNRGRGDLAATGADDIVGWTAAAGITAVAGGLLFLRRRDRVRRDAAQ, from the coding sequence ATGACGTACGTGACCCCACAGATCAGCCGGCGCGGCATGCTCAAGGCGGCCGGAGCCGTCGGCGCCGGCGCGACCGCCACGACCACCGCGACGGTTCTCGGCACCGCCCCCGCGACAGCGGCCGGCACCGCCCCCGCGCATCCCGGTCTGCTGCACACCCGCGCCGACCTGGACCGTATGGCGGCCAAGGTGCGGGCAGGCGCCGCCCCCCACACCGCCGGCTTCGCCAAGCTGGCCGCCAACCGGCACTCGGCCGCCGGCTGGACGGCCGACCCGCAGGCCACCGTGTACCGGGGATCGGGCACCCCGGAGAACTACTCGCTGCTCTACAACGACATCCACGCCGCCTACCAGAACGCCCTGCGCGGACACGTCAGCGGCGACAGCGCGCACCTCGACACCGCCGTCGCGATCCTGAACGCCTGGTCGGCCAGGCTGACCAAGCTGGACGGCAGCGCGGACCGGTTCCTCGCCGCCGGGCTCTACGGCTACCAGTTCGCGAACGCCGCCGAACTCGTGCGTGACCACGGGGACTTCGACCTCGGCCGCTTCCAGTCCATGCTGAGCACGGTCTTCGCACCGCTCAGCGACAGCTTCCTGGTCGACCACAACGGCGCCGTCGTCACCAACTACTGGCCCAACTGGGACCTCACGGCCGTGGCCTGCGTCCTGGCGACCGGCATCTTCTGCGACGACACGGCTCAAATCGCCCGCGCCGTCGACTACTTCAAGAACGGCGAGGGGATGGGCTCCGTCAGGCACGCCATTCCCGTGGTGCGGGACGACGGACTCGCCGAGTGGGTCGAGGCCGGCCGTGACCAGGGACACGCGCTGCTCGGCGTCGGCCTGATGGGCACGGTCTGCGAGATGGCCTGGAACCAGGGCATCGACCTGTACGGCCACGACGACAGCCGTTTCCTCAAGGGCGCCCAGTACGTGGCCAAGTGGAGCATGGGCGGTGACGTGGCCTACACGGCCAACACCCGCGCCAAGGGCGCGATCGGCGGCTGGTCCGGGCAGGAGACCGCGACGGACGCCGCCGCGGTGGACCCGGCCATGCGGCGGCCGGTCTGGGCGATGATCGCCAACCACTACACCAAGCGGCGGGGGATGTCCGCCACCCACCTCACGCGCATCGCCGCGCAGGCCGCGCCCGAGGGCGGTGGCGGGGACTACGGGCCCAACAGCGGCGGCTACGACCAACTGGGCTTCGGCACGCTGGCGTTCACCCGGGACCGGGCGGTGGACACGTCGGCTCCGCCGAGCCGGGCGGCCGGCGCCTCCGCTTCATCCGCCCCGGGCACGGGCGCGGGCTCCGGTACCGCCACCGACTCCGGCGCGGGCTCCGGTGCCCGGCCGCAGACCGGCGGTACGGCTGCCCCCTCGCCCTCGCCCTCCGCCGGCAACCGTGGCCGTGGCGACCTCGCCGCCACCGGCGCGGACGACATCGTCGGCTGGACGGCCGCCGCGGGGATCACCGCGGTCGCCGGCGGCCTCCTGTTCCTGCGCCGCCGTGACCGGGTACGCCGCGACGCCGCTCAGTAG
- a CDS encoding MFS transporter — protein MTTAKASGSVPDESGPTITTSIPARLDRLPWSRWHWTIVLGLGTVWILDGLEVTVVGNIASRLSEPGSGLPITSGQVTGIAAALYVAGACVGALFWGRLTDKWGRKKLFMITLAVYLAATALTSIAFDTWWFFAFRFLTGFGIGGEYAAINSAIDELIPKEYRGRVDLMINGSFWLGAVGGSLLSIVALNTDIFPANVGWRLTFALGAVLALVILLVRRHVPESPRWLLIHGRDEEAEQIVSAIERKIEAERGEPLPPPEGEITIHQRGGVTFMEIARTVFSDYRRRAVLGFSLFIGQAFLYNAITFGFGAILTTFYDVPTGDTGYYFAVIALGNFFGPLLLGKLFDTVGRRVMISGTYLLSGLLLFGTAWLFDQGSLSANTLTACWCAVLFFASAGASSAYLTVSEIFPMETRAMSIAFFYALGTAAGGISGPLLFADLTGTGKVGDTVLAFQIGAALMCLAGLVAAALAVRAERRSLEDIAQPLTATASSPAATVKSDA, from the coding sequence ATGACCACCGCCAAGGCCAGCGGCAGCGTCCCCGACGAGTCCGGCCCCACCATCACCACCAGCATCCCCGCCCGCCTGGACCGCCTCCCCTGGTCCCGCTGGCACTGGACGATCGTCCTCGGTCTCGGCACCGTATGGATCCTCGACGGCCTCGAGGTCACGGTCGTCGGCAACATCGCCAGCCGCCTCTCCGAGCCCGGCAGCGGCCTGCCGATCACCTCCGGCCAGGTCACCGGCATCGCCGCCGCCCTCTACGTGGCCGGCGCCTGCGTGGGTGCCCTCTTCTGGGGCCGGCTGACCGACAAGTGGGGCCGCAAGAAGCTGTTCATGATCACCCTCGCGGTGTATCTCGCGGCCACCGCGCTCACCTCGATCGCCTTCGACACCTGGTGGTTCTTCGCCTTCCGCTTCCTCACCGGCTTCGGCATCGGCGGCGAGTACGCGGCCATCAACTCCGCGATCGACGAGCTGATCCCCAAGGAGTACCGCGGCCGCGTCGACCTGATGATCAACGGCAGCTTCTGGCTCGGCGCGGTCGGCGGGTCGCTGCTGTCGATCGTCGCGCTGAACACCGACATCTTCCCGGCGAACGTGGGCTGGCGGCTGACCTTCGCCCTGGGCGCCGTCCTCGCCCTGGTGATCCTCCTGGTACGACGCCACGTCCCGGAGAGCCCCCGCTGGCTGCTGATCCACGGCCGGGACGAGGAGGCGGAACAGATCGTCTCCGCGATCGAGCGGAAGATCGAGGCGGAGCGGGGTGAACCGCTGCCGCCGCCCGAGGGCGAGATCACCATCCACCAGCGCGGTGGTGTCACCTTCATGGAGATCGCCCGCACCGTCTTCTCCGACTACCGCAGGCGGGCCGTCCTCGGCTTCTCCCTCTTCATCGGCCAGGCCTTCCTCTACAACGCGATCACCTTCGGCTTCGGCGCGATCCTGACGACGTTCTACGACGTCCCGACCGGCGACACCGGCTACTACTTCGCCGTCATCGCGCTGGGCAACTTCTTCGGCCCGCTGCTGCTCGGCAAGCTGTTCGACACGGTCGGCCGAAGGGTGATGATCTCGGGGACGTACCTGCTCTCCGGCCTGCTCCTGTTCGGCACGGCCTGGCTGTTCGACCAGGGTTCGCTGAGCGCGAACACGCTGACGGCCTGCTGGTGCGCGGTCCTGTTCTTCGCTTCCGCGGGCGCCTCCAGCGCGTACCTCACGGTCTCCGAGATCTTCCCGATGGAGACCCGGGCGATGTCCATCGCCTTCTTCTACGCCCTCGGTACCGCGGCCGGCGGCATCAGCGGCCCGCTGCTGTTCGCCGACCTCACCGGCACGGGCAAGGTCGGCGACACGGTCCTCGCCTTCCAGATCGGCGCGGCCCTGATGTGCCTGGCCGGCCTGGTCGCGGCGGCCCTCGCCGTCCGCGCGGAACGCCGCTCCCTGGAGGACATCGCCCAGCCCCTGACGGCGACGGCGTCCTCCCCGGCCGCGACGGTGAAGAGCGACGCGTAG